A genomic stretch from Penicillium digitatum chromosome 4, complete sequence includes:
- a CDS encoding Maltase translates to MSPAIVSEKWWKNSIIYQIYPASFKDSNGDGIGDIQGIILSLDYIISLGVDVIWLCPMYDSPQIDMGYDVADYQSVYGPYGTVQDMETLIDACHKRGLRIILDLVVNHTSDQHKWFKESRSSKVNTKRDWYIWKPAKYDSNGSRQPPNNWRSIFGGSAWKWDEATEEYYLHLFCVEQPDANWENAETRQAVYEEAMEFWLKKGVDGFRVDTVNMYSKHPEYPNAPILDPKSDTQPAFSLFCNGPRIHEYMREMNEVLSKYDAVTVGELPNTHTVEGVLRYVSAAEKQLSMVFQFDLVNLGHGKDYKFLTTLPGWNLRELKTAVQSTQDIIKGTDAWTTVFMENHDQGRSVSRFGSDKTPELRVRSAKMLAMMQGTLSGTQFIYQGQEIGMVNAPREWTIDDYKDIDSTNYYRMTSKLSGDDPTALSAAMDSLQHLARDHSRLPMQWSAEVNAGFSPASAKPWMRPNDNYPMINVEFQEKDPSSVLSFWKQMKVLRKEYADLLVFGEFEIIDEPNQNVFTYTKTAHSQTILVVLNFSNTTQKFERPDSVRSEDWKLLASNVDGHKEDLEAFEGRVFLV, encoded by the coding sequence ATGTCTCCTGCTATCGTGAGCGAAAAGTGGTGGAAAAATTCCATCATCTACCAAATCTACCCCGCGAGCTTCAAAGATTCCAATGGCGATGGTATTGGTGACATCCAGGGCATTATCTTGTCGCTCGATTACATCATAAGCCTTGGTGTAGATGTGATTTGGCTGTGTCCCATGTACGACAGCCCGCAGATTGACATGGGCTACGATGTTGCCGACTACCAAAGCGTGTATGGCCCATACGGCACTGTCCAGGATATGGAGACCCTCATCGATGCCTGCCACAAGCGAGGACTTCGAATAATTTTAGACTTGGTGGTGAATCACACCTCGGACCAACATAAATGGTTCAAAGAGTCCCGCTCTTCAAAGGTAAACACCAAGCGCGACTGGTACATCTGGAAGCCCGCAAAATACGACAGCAATGGGAGTCGCCAACCGCCAAACAACTGGCGCAGTATATTTGGAGGCAGTGCGTGGAAGTGGGACGAGGCAACAGAAGAATATTATCTCCATCTGTTCTGTGTTGAACAGCCCGATGCAAATTGGGAGAATGCCGAGACTCGCCAGGCAGTTTACGAGGAGGCAATGGAATTCTGGCTGAAGAAGGGTGTGGATGGTTTCCGTGTTGATACGGTCAACATGTACAGCAAGCACCCTGAGTATCCCAATGCTCCAATCCTTGATCCAAAATCCGACACCCAACCGGCTTTCTCGCTGTTCTGCAACGGTCCTCGTATTCACGAGTACATGCGCGAGATGAACGAGGTGCTTTCCAAGTATGATGCAGTGACTGTAGGTGAACTACCAAACACACATACCGTGGAGGGTGTTCTGCGCTATGTTTCAGCGGCAGAGAAGCAGCTGAGCATGGTCTTCCAATTCGATCTCGTGAACCTCGGCCATGGCAAGGACTATAAGTTTCTGACCACTTTGCCGGGCTGGAACCTACGAGAACTGAAAACTGCCGTGCAGAGTACACAAGATATCATCAAGGGCACCGATGCATGGACCACAGTATTCATGGAAAACCACGACCAGGGCCGCTCCGTGAGTCGTTTCGGCTCCGACAAGACACCGGAGTTGAGAGTTCGGTCTGCTAAGATGCTTGCCATGATGCAAGGCACCCTTTCCGGCACGCAGTTTATCTACCAGGGCCAGGAGATTGGAATGGTTAATGCGCCCCGGGAGTGGACGATTGACGATTACAAAGACATCGATAGCACCAACTACTATCGAATGACAAGCAAATTGTCTGGCGACGACCCAACCGCGTTGAGCGCGGCCATGGACTCGCTACAGCATTTGGCGAGAGATCACTCCCGACTTCCGATGCAGTGGAGTGCGGAGGTCAACGCGGGCTTTTCGCCGGCCTCAGCAAAGCCGTGGATGCGCCCGAATGACAATTATCCCATGATCAATGTGGAATTCCAGGAGAAGGATCCCTCTTCTGTTCTCTCCTTctggaaacaaatgaaggtgCTGCGCAAGGAGTATGCAGATCTTCTGGTCTTTGGAGAGTTTGAGATCATCGATGAGCCAAATCAGAATGTCTTCACCTATACCAAGACAGCCCACAGCCAGACTATTTTGGTGGTTCTCAACTTCTCGAATACAACACAAAAGTTCGAAAGGCCAGATTCTGTGAGGAGCGAAGATTGGAAATTGTTGGCTAGCAATGTAGATGGGCACAAGGAGGACTTGGAGGCGTTTGAGGGAAGAGTGTTTTTGGTTTAG